One Halioglobus japonicus DNA segment encodes these proteins:
- a CDS encoding ABC1 kinase family protein yields the protein MAKKDKPTFSAGALRRSLSVSMAGVRAGGALAVDGAVSRLMGKSEDDPQSDFARSEAQRFAAELGRLKGTYVKIGQMLALFGEHFLPPVLVDALRDLSDQTEPLHWDALESFVRGSLGARFDELDIDPEAIAAASLAQVHLAQVRATGEWICIKVQYPGLASMIDSDFDAVIKMLVLARWVKSGRDLDHWMKSLRSHLHNEIDYHREALLTEEMGQRVAGLSASGVSYKVPQLHRDYCTGVVLAMEFIEGYSVVDTSIQGLSQQRRNDLGKAMLELFFYELYDWGTLQTDPNFGNYLLQLDDRRKREGNDQLALLDFGSVLDCSDEFLFHLRHTIAASQRQDEPAIVEGLIGLGCLQPDASDEARHMFADFCVHLLEPLRPVAELPAEYLNADGEYCWGRSRLMRRAGKQAAVSAASRHFTTPSRDFALIARKLTGVFNFIAVLDAQFNACDMIESHIAAWQERESRGRT from the coding sequence GTGGCAAAGAAAGACAAGCCCACGTTTTCCGCTGGCGCACTGCGCCGCAGTTTGAGTGTTTCCATGGCCGGCGTACGCGCTGGTGGTGCCCTTGCGGTGGATGGTGCGGTATCGCGCCTGATGGGCAAGAGTGAGGATGATCCCCAATCGGACTTTGCCCGGTCCGAGGCGCAGCGTTTTGCTGCAGAACTTGGACGGCTCAAGGGCACCTACGTCAAAATTGGACAAATGCTGGCCCTGTTTGGCGAACACTTCCTGCCCCCGGTGCTGGTCGATGCACTGCGCGATCTGTCTGATCAGACGGAGCCTTTGCACTGGGATGCACTGGAGTCGTTTGTGCGCGGCTCGCTCGGGGCGCGTTTTGATGAACTGGACATCGATCCGGAGGCCATCGCCGCCGCCTCGCTGGCGCAGGTGCATCTGGCGCAGGTACGGGCGACGGGCGAGTGGATTTGCATCAAGGTTCAGTACCCCGGGTTGGCGAGTATGATCGACAGCGATTTCGACGCTGTGATCAAGATGCTGGTGCTGGCCCGCTGGGTGAAATCCGGGCGCGATCTCGATCACTGGATGAAGTCGCTGCGCTCACACCTGCACAACGAAATTGATTACCACCGCGAAGCCCTGCTCACCGAAGAGATGGGGCAGCGTGTTGCGGGGCTATCGGCCTCGGGGGTGAGCTACAAAGTGCCGCAGCTACATCGTGACTACTGTACGGGCGTTGTGCTGGCGATGGAGTTCATCGAGGGGTACTCGGTGGTCGATACTTCCATTCAGGGGCTCTCGCAGCAACGCCGTAATGACCTGGGCAAAGCGATGCTGGAGCTATTCTTCTATGAGCTGTATGACTGGGGCACGCTGCAGACCGACCCCAATTTTGGCAACTATCTGTTGCAGCTCGACGACCGGCGCAAACGCGAGGGCAACGACCAGCTGGCCCTGCTCGATTTCGGTTCTGTGCTCGATTGCAGCGACGAATTTCTCTTTCATCTACGCCACACGATAGCCGCGAGCCAGCGCCAGGATGAGCCTGCGATCGTAGAGGGTCTCATCGGTCTGGGTTGCCTGCAGCCCGATGCCAGCGATGAGGCACGGCACATGTTTGCAGACTTCTGCGTACATTTGCTGGAGCCACTGCGCCCGGTGGCGGAGTTGCCGGCTGAGTATCTCAATGCGGATGGCGAGTACTGCTGGGGAAGATCGCGGTTGATGCGGCGCGCCGGCAAACAGGCGGCGGTGTCGGCGGCCAGTCGGCACTTCACCACGCCCTCGCGGGACTTTGCATTGATCGCCCGCAAGCTGACCGGCGTATTTAACTTTATTGCCGTACTGGATGCCCAGTTTAATGCCTGTGACATGATTGAATCCCATATTGCCGCCTGGCAGGAGCGTGAATCGCGTGGCCGGACGTAA
- a CDS encoding ABC1 kinase family protein, translating into MAGRKPDDDQKAIPTSRVGRFARVAKMAGGVAGGMIAEGTRQLKAGKRPRARDMLLTPGNARRVADQLATMRGAAMKVGQILSMDTGDFLPRELADILARLRSDARYMPPNQLNAVMTEAYGEEWEAMFYGFEHKPLAAASIGQVHRTVSPDGREIVLKVQYPGIANSIDADVDNIASLLNISGLLPAELEIQPLLEDAKAQLHDEADYHKEAEFLAAFGELLADDERFVVPEVIPDITRKTVLAMTYVEGEPIETIATLPQADRDAVMTALVELMFRELFELRMVQTDPNFANYQYNRRSGKIVLLDFGATRRFKAGFVNNYRSLAKAAIAGNEKRLLAAAEKVGYAVGDEDSEYREMILALFLVALEPLQHEGPYDFAASDMAARMSQLGEDVTRFKDFWKAPPTDAVYFHRKLGGMFMLASRLKARVDVQQLLRQFL; encoded by the coding sequence GTGGCCGGACGTAAACCAGATGATGACCAGAAAGCGATTCCCACCAGCCGGGTAGGGCGCTTTGCGCGTGTCGCTAAAATGGCCGGCGGCGTGGCCGGTGGCATGATTGCCGAGGGTACGCGCCAGTTGAAGGCCGGCAAGCGGCCGCGGGCACGTGACATGCTGCTCACCCCGGGCAATGCCCGGCGGGTGGCAGACCAGCTTGCGACCATGCGCGGCGCCGCCATGAAAGTGGGCCAGATTCTGTCGATGGATACCGGCGATTTTCTGCCCCGGGAACTGGCAGACATTCTCGCTCGGCTGCGCTCTGACGCTCGCTACATGCCGCCAAACCAGCTCAATGCGGTCATGACCGAAGCCTATGGCGAAGAGTGGGAAGCGATGTTCTACGGCTTTGAGCACAAGCCCCTGGCCGCTGCCTCGATTGGTCAGGTCCATCGCACCGTATCGCCTGATGGCCGTGAAATCGTGCTCAAGGTGCAGTACCCGGGTATTGCAAACAGCATTGACGCGGATGTCGACAATATTGCGTCGCTGTTGAATATCTCCGGCCTGTTACCGGCAGAGCTGGAGATTCAGCCGCTGCTTGAAGACGCCAAAGCCCAGCTGCACGACGAGGCCGACTACCACAAGGAAGCTGAATTCCTCGCTGCATTCGGTGAGCTGCTGGCGGACGATGAGCGATTTGTGGTCCCGGAGGTGATTCCCGATATTACCCGCAAGACGGTACTCGCCATGACCTATGTGGAAGGCGAGCCAATAGAAACCATTGCCACCTTGCCCCAGGCAGATCGCGATGCGGTGATGACGGCGCTGGTGGAGCTCATGTTCCGGGAGTTGTTCGAGCTACGCATGGTTCAGACCGACCCCAATTTCGCCAACTACCAGTACAACCGCCGCAGCGGCAAGATTGTGTTGCTGGATTTTGGTGCCACCCGCCGGTTCAAGGCCGGTTTCGTCAATAACTACCGCAGCCTGGCCAAGGCGGCCATCGCCGGAAACGAAAAGCGGCTGCTGGCCGCGGCTGAAAAAGTAGGATACGCCGTTGGCGATGAGGACAGCGAGTATCGCGAGATGATTCTGGCGCTGTTCCTGGTGGCTCTGGAGCCGCTGCAGCACGAAGGTCCCTATGATTTTGCCGCCTCAGACATGGCGGCACGCATGTCACAACTGGGTGAGGACGTCACCCGCTTCAAGGATTTCTGGAAGGCACCGCCCACCGATGCTGTTTACTTTCATCGCAAGCTGGGGGGGATGTTTATGCTGGCGAGCCGCCTTAAGGCGCGGGTGGATGTACAGCAGCTGTTGCGGCAGTTTCTGTAG
- a CDS encoding WS/DGAT/MGAT family O-acyltransferase gives MLRIRQQEPGKSMQQLSGQDAMFLHAEIDGMPQHIGGVSIYDQSTAPNGKVRFKQILDMLERRKHLSPIFRRKLAFVPGGVGRPYWVEDPDFDMEYHVRHIALPKPGDWRQLCILASRIHAVPLRRDKPMWELYVIEGLNNVEGYPPGCFALLMKVHHCAMDGATGAQFMNIVHDMTPETSDPGEAPPWIIERPSKARMLGRAYVDAWKKPAQAWQFVKDSVPAFTRIRAGRKAGDFEEMNERQNTRFQGKISRHRVVGAKRFDFENVRAIKNTSPGATINDTMLAIVGGGMRRYLDSKGELPNDSLITGCPIDVRSVEERAAGGNMVGFMHVSMHTNIENGAERLAAIHKASTSAKAYAEALGPRFAVDVADVLPGNVLSLAIRTAAATGLAEAGTMFNTVITNVPGAPFQLYMCGAELVDSISLGPLLPNVGLFHIVYSSVQNKKGSITLSFTGCRDMLPDPGFYTDCLQESFDELYAETVGS, from the coding sequence ATGCTGAGGATTCGACAACAGGAGCCTGGAAAGTCCATGCAGCAACTCTCCGGTCAGGACGCCATGTTCCTGCATGCCGAAATAGACGGCATGCCCCAGCATATTGGCGGCGTCAGCATTTATGATCAGTCCACCGCGCCCAATGGCAAGGTACGCTTTAAGCAGATCCTGGACATGCTAGAGCGCCGCAAGCATCTATCGCCCATTTTTCGCCGCAAACTCGCGTTTGTTCCCGGTGGTGTCGGCCGCCCTTATTGGGTGGAAGACCCTGACTTCGACATGGAGTACCACGTTCGCCATATCGCCCTGCCCAAGCCCGGCGACTGGCGCCAGCTGTGCATTCTGGCCTCCCGCATTCATGCCGTACCCCTCCGCCGCGACAAGCCCATGTGGGAACTGTATGTCATTGAGGGGCTGAACAATGTAGAGGGCTACCCTCCAGGCTGCTTCGCGCTGTTGATGAAGGTACATCACTGCGCAATGGATGGCGCCACCGGTGCCCAGTTCATGAACATCGTGCACGACATGACACCTGAAACCAGCGATCCCGGTGAAGCACCGCCGTGGATCATCGAGCGCCCTTCCAAGGCCCGCATGCTCGGCCGAGCCTATGTCGATGCCTGGAAAAAACCGGCCCAGGCATGGCAGTTCGTTAAAGACAGCGTCCCCGCATTCACCCGTATCCGTGCCGGCCGCAAAGCGGGCGACTTTGAGGAAATGAACGAGCGCCAGAACACGCGCTTTCAGGGCAAGATTTCACGCCACCGGGTGGTGGGCGCAAAACGCTTTGATTTTGAGAATGTGCGCGCGATTAAAAACACCAGCCCCGGGGCGACCATTAATGACACCATGCTCGCCATTGTCGGTGGCGGCATGCGCCGCTACCTCGACTCGAAAGGCGAGCTCCCCAATGACAGCCTGATCACAGGCTGCCCTATCGACGTGCGCTCCGTCGAGGAGCGCGCTGCCGGCGGCAACATGGTGGGTTTTATGCACGTCAGCATGCATACCAACATAGAAAATGGTGCCGAGCGACTGGCCGCCATCCACAAGGCTTCAACCTCCGCCAAGGCCTATGCCGAAGCACTGGGACCACGCTTTGCAGTCGACGTAGCCGACGTGCTGCCAGGCAACGTATTGTCGCTGGCGATCCGTACCGCCGCAGCCACGGGCCTGGCCGAGGCCGGCACCATGTTCAATACCGTGATCACCAATGTTCCCGGCGCCCCCTTCCAGTTGTATATGTGTGGTGCGGAATTGGTGGACTCCATCAGCCTGGGACCACTGCTGCCCAACGTGGGGCTATTCCACATTGTTTACAGTTCGGTACAGAACAAAAAGGGGTCGATCACGCTGTCGTTCACCGGTTGTCGCGACATGCTGCCGGACCCGGGCTTTTACACGGATTGCCTGCAGGAATCCTTCGACGAATTATACGCGGAGACTGTGGGCTCCTGA